One genomic segment of Catalinimonas alkaloidigena includes these proteins:
- the trpC gene encoding indole-3-glycerol phosphate synthase TrpC — protein sequence MNILDKIVVRKKEEIAQRKAETSEESLRKSSLFERSTFSLSGELKKKQPAIIAEFKRKSPSKGIINAEADVMQTTTGYVKAGAAALSVLTDIDFFNGSDKNLRIARQHNNCPILRKDFTIDPYQITEAKALGADAILLIAAILSPEAVKQLASYARELGLEVLLEVHNAEELQQTALDDNIAPFLNVVGVNNRNLKTFEVSIQTSIDLAELMPESMVKISESGISNAENIRILTEHGYQGFLVGEYFMKQSDPAAACKAFIQQI from the coding sequence ATGAATATACTGGATAAGATTGTTGTCCGGAAAAAGGAAGAGATAGCGCAGCGCAAGGCAGAAACAAGCGAGGAAAGCCTTAGAAAAAGTTCGCTCTTTGAGCGCAGTACATTTTCATTGTCGGGAGAACTCAAAAAGAAGCAGCCTGCCATCATCGCTGAGTTCAAGCGCAAATCTCCTTCCAAAGGTATCATCAATGCAGAGGCGGATGTGATGCAAACTACCACTGGCTACGTAAAAGCCGGAGCTGCGGCTCTGTCTGTCTTGACCGATATAGATTTTTTTAACGGCAGCGACAAAAACCTTCGCATCGCTCGCCAGCATAATAATTGCCCAATCCTGCGCAAAGATTTTACCATTGATCCTTATCAGATCACCGAAGCCAAAGCTTTAGGAGCGGATGCGATTCTGCTGATCGCTGCTATTCTCAGTCCTGAAGCGGTAAAACAACTGGCTTCCTATGCGCGTGAACTGGGCCTGGAAGTACTGTTGGAAGTGCATAATGCGGAGGAACTGCAGCAAACCGCACTTGACGATAATATTGCTCCTTTCTTAAACGTAGTGGGCGTTAACAACCGTAACCTTAAAACTTTTGAAGTGAGCATTCAGACCTCCATTGATCTGGCTGAGTTGATGCCAGAAAGCATGGTGAAAATTTCGGAAAGCGGCATCAGCAATGCAGAAAATATCCGAATACTGACTGAACATGGCTACCAGGGATTTTTAGTAGGAGAATATTTTATGAAGCAAAGCGACCCTGCTGCAGCCTGTAAAGCATTCATTCAACAAATCTGA
- a CDS encoding ATP-grasp domain-containing protein: MKHCAYLSMDSLDGFFSYDRLTFEPLQALGWQVEEVSWRNESADWNQYDAVVIRTTWDYQDDPPAFMKVLEQIESSEAQLHNSLELVRWNLSKTYLKELEEKGIAIVPTLWDQKFSPENFRGWAKSLEKQELIVKPVISANADFTYRLAVNTSDVELEKIAPDFQQRPFMVQPFMKSIVEEGEYSLFFFGGNYSHTVLKRPKRQDFRVQEEHGGKIEAVEAHEKLLNTACQVMEAITPQPLYARVDLINNQYDEYVLIEVELIEPSLYFEYCKKSPGLFAQALDASTH, encoded by the coding sequence ATGAAACACTGTGCTTATCTGAGCATGGATAGCCTGGACGGCTTCTTCAGTTATGACCGGTTGACCTTTGAACCTTTACAGGCATTGGGCTGGCAGGTAGAAGAAGTATCCTGGAGAAATGAATCTGCCGACTGGAATCAGTATGATGCGGTGGTGATCCGAACCACCTGGGACTACCAGGATGACCCACCGGCTTTTATGAAAGTGCTGGAGCAGATAGAAAGCTCTGAGGCTCAATTGCACAATAGCCTTGAACTGGTACGCTGGAATCTTAGCAAAACCTATCTGAAAGAACTGGAAGAAAAAGGGATCGCCATTGTGCCTACCCTCTGGGATCAGAAGTTTAGCCCTGAGAATTTCAGAGGCTGGGCTAAGTCACTGGAAAAGCAGGAGCTGATTGTGAAACCTGTAATCAGTGCCAATGCAGATTTTACTTACAGGTTGGCAGTCAACACCTCGGACGTAGAATTGGAGAAGATTGCTCCGGACTTTCAGCAGCGCCCTTTTATGGTACAGCCATTTATGAAAAGTATAGTGGAGGAAGGAGAGTACTCGCTATTTTTTTTCGGAGGTAATTACAGCCATACCGTGCTCAAAAGGCCCAAGAGGCAGGATTTCAGGGTACAGGAAGAACATGGTGGAAAAATTGAGGCGGTAGAAGCCCATGAAAAGCTACTGAATACCGCATGCCAGGTGATGGAAGCTATTACACCTCAGCCTTTATATGCGCGTGTGGACCTCATCAATAACCAATATGATGAGTATGTACTGATAGAGGTAGAACTTATAGAACCTTCTTTATATTTTGAATATTGCAAAAAATCTCCCGGGCTCTTTGCCCAAGCATTAGACGCTAGCACACATTAA
- a CDS encoding universal stress protein, which produces MKTILVTTDYSSDAQNAVHYAAKLAAYFNAKLLLFNAFQMSVHTSNAFMSPSAVDHMIANNEERLNELGNELSQTYNIKVTGITYVSMVDEELSMLVKKHHVDLVVMGMQNDLTENKLLGNTTTAVIRKADFPVLVVPFGVEFHNIEKILFARDENAIHEKDKSIRLLKEIAEGFKADVEIFHVEKMPVKQTDELTEEMQEDELEQVLKGTHHAYKMTNATKVADSIVDEIKNYQPDLLVMIPHKGTFMDRLLKRSITRRMVMETQVPLLALSDIREKEVAHT; this is translated from the coding sequence ATGAAAACCATTTTAGTCACCACCGATTATAGCAGCGATGCCCAGAATGCGGTACATTATGCTGCTAAGTTAGCCGCCTACTTTAACGCAAAATTACTGCTTTTTAATGCTTTTCAAATGTCTGTACATACTTCAAACGCATTTATGTCTCCTTCTGCTGTAGATCATATGATTGCCAACAATGAGGAGCGCTTAAATGAATTAGGCAATGAGCTGTCCCAAACCTATAATATAAAAGTTACAGGCATCACTTATGTTTCTATGGTAGATGAAGAATTAAGTATGCTGGTCAAAAAACATCATGTTGACCTGGTAGTAATGGGCATGCAAAACGATCTGACTGAGAATAAGCTCCTGGGTAACACGACTACTGCTGTAATTAGAAAAGCGGATTTTCCGGTACTGGTCGTACCTTTTGGTGTGGAGTTTCACAACATTGAAAAAATACTTTTTGCCAGAGACGAGAACGCAATTCATGAAAAAGATAAAAGCATCAGACTGCTTAAGGAAATTGCTGAAGGCTTTAAAGCGGATGTTGAAATATTCCATGTAGAGAAAATGCCGGTAAAGCAAACGGATGAGCTTACAGAAGAAATGCAGGAAGATGAGCTGGAACAGGTTTTGAAAGGTACACATCACGCTTACAAAATGACGAATGCTACCAAGGTAGCAGATAGTATTGTGGATGAAATTAAGAACTACCAGCCTGACTTATTGGTGATGATTCCCCACAAGGGTACCTTTATGGACCGCCTGCTGAAAAGAAGCATCACCCGCAGAATGGTGATGGAAACCCAGGTGCCATTGCTGGCTTTATCAGATATACGAGAAAAAGAAGTGGCTCACACTTGA
- the trpB gene encoding tryptophan synthase subunit beta: MEVKDIQYSPYNVNERGYYGQFGGAFIPEMLHPNIEELQQNYLQIINAPDFQQQFRKLLRDYVGRPTPLYFAERFSEKFGAKIYFKREDLCHTGAHKVNNTIGQIILAKKLNKKFIIAETGAGQHGVATATVCALMGMPCKVFMGSVDMQRQKPNVERMRILGAEVIPAESGSKTLKDATNEAMRHWINNPKDSHYIIGSVVGPHPYPDMVARFQSVISEEMKWQLKEQTGSANPDYVVACVGGGSNAAGAYYHYFDDEDVKLIAVEAAGEGVASGRSAATTALGKPGILHGSRTLLMQTDDGQVTEPHSISAGLDYPGIGPMHANLFDTGRGTFYSVTDDESMKAGVLLSRLEGIIPAIESAHAIGALHQMCLNAEDVVVISLSGRGDKDLETYIKWGKY, translated from the coding sequence ATGGAAGTAAAAGATATTCAGTACAGTCCTTATAATGTTAATGAAAGAGGATATTACGGCCAGTTTGGTGGCGCTTTTATCCCGGAGATGCTGCACCCAAATATTGAAGAGCTGCAGCAAAACTACCTGCAAATCATCAATGCCCCTGATTTTCAACAGCAATTTCGCAAGCTGCTTAGAGATTATGTAGGTCGGCCAACGCCACTATACTTTGCGGAACGGTTTTCAGAAAAATTTGGTGCTAAAATCTACTTTAAGAGAGAAGACCTCTGTCATACCGGTGCGCATAAAGTCAATAATACCATAGGGCAGATCATTTTGGCAAAGAAACTGAACAAAAAATTCATCATTGCCGAAACCGGAGCCGGACAGCACGGCGTAGCTACAGCCACTGTCTGTGCCCTCATGGGCATGCCCTGCAAGGTGTTTATGGGCTCAGTAGATATGCAAAGGCAAAAGCCGAATGTGGAGCGTATGCGCATACTGGGGGCGGAAGTGATTCCTGCAGAATCAGGGAGCAAAACCCTGAAAGATGCGACCAACGAAGCCATGCGCCACTGGATCAACAATCCTAAAGACAGCCATTATATCATTGGTTCTGTTGTGGGGCCTCACCCCTACCCTGATATGGTAGCCCGCTTTCAGTCAGTGATTAGTGAAGAGATGAAGTGGCAGTTGAAGGAGCAAACTGGCTCAGCAAACCCTGACTATGTGGTTGCCTGTGTGGGTGGAGGAAGCAATGCCGCTGGTGCCTACTATCATTATTTTGATGATGAGGATGTCAAGCTTATTGCGGTAGAGGCTGCCGGAGAAGGTGTGGCATCCGGTCGTTCTGCCGCTACCACCGCACTGGGCAAACCGGGCATACTGCATGGCAGTCGGACTTTACTGATGCAAACCGATGACGGTCAGGTGACCGAACCTCACTCTATCTCTGCCGGGCTGGACTATCCGGGTATCGGCCCTATGCATGCCAACCTTTTTGACACCGGACGTGGTACATTCTATAGTGTCACCGATGATGAATCTATGAAAGCCGGAGTACTGCTGAGCCGTTTGGAAGGCATTATTCCTGCCATTGAATCAGCGCATGCCATTGGAGCACTGCATCAAATGTGCCTTAATGCTGAGGATGTGGTGGTCATCAGTCTTTCTGGTCGTGGAGACAAAGATCTGGAGACATACATCAAGTGGGGAAAATACTGA
- a CDS encoding phosphoribosylanthranilate isomerase yields the protein MKFSHNMHKVAQMKPDYLGFIFYEKSRRYMADTLKPKDLQELPRQTKKVGVFVNATTKEMLKQAKKYQLDFLQLHGQESPEQCEEIKKAGKKVIKVFSIGQQDFDFSQLEAYKPHVSYFLFDTAGKHPGGNGETFDWGQLRSYDQEIPFFLSGGISLDNVPQLRELSFFNIHAIDVNSRFEIEPGLKDVNLVQKLKDKLYGRSERKSEKVPFQFRRKNQ from the coding sequence ATGAAGTTTTCGCACAACATGCACAAAGTAGCACAGATGAAACCGGATTATCTGGGATTTATCTTCTACGAAAAGTCGCGCCGCTACATGGCCGATACACTCAAACCTAAAGATTTGCAGGAGTTACCCCGGCAAACCAAAAAAGTAGGCGTATTTGTGAATGCCACTACTAAGGAGATGCTAAAACAGGCAAAAAAATATCAGCTGGATTTTTTGCAATTGCATGGACAAGAAAGCCCCGAACAGTGCGAAGAGATCAAAAAAGCTGGCAAAAAAGTTATTAAGGTATTCAGCATAGGCCAGCAGGATTTTGATTTCAGCCAATTGGAAGCTTATAAGCCTCATGTCAGCTATTTTCTTTTTGACACTGCCGGAAAGCATCCGGGAGGCAATGGAGAAACTTTTGACTGGGGGCAATTACGTTCTTATGACCAGGAAATCCCTTTCTTTTTGAGTGGAGGCATCAGCCTGGACAATGTGCCTCAGTTGAGAGAGCTCTCTTTCTTTAATATTCATGCCATAGATGTCAATAGCCGCTTTGAGATAGAACCCGGCCTCAAAGATGTGAATCTGGTACAAAAGCTAAAAGATAAGTTGTACGGAAGAAGTGAAAGGAAATCAGAGAAAGTGCCGTTTCAATTCCGCCGGAAAAATCAGTAA
- the ctlX gene encoding citrulline utilization hydrolase CtlX: protein MQLTDTLLMIRPVKFGYNAETAENNLYQKKLDTQSPADIQQQALAEFNQFVDKLKAAGVYVITIDDTIEPSKTDSIFPNNWISTHTDGTVVTYPMWAESRRLERREDIIDTLKKMGYKVGRRLDYSSFEAQEQYLEGTGSMILDREHKIAYACVSPRTHKDLFAAFCKEFGYKPVIFTASQTTSEGSLSDIYHTNVMMSVGEDIAILCDEAIRDAKEREMVNQTLKESGKEIFHITEEQCNQFAGNMLQVKSQSGQKLLVMSEQAYRSLTEEQVKQIEKHTDILCSPLDTIETCGGGSARCMMAEIFLPKN from the coding sequence ATGCAACTCACCGATACCCTACTCATGATCAGGCCGGTTAAGTTTGGCTATAATGCTGAAACGGCTGAAAACAACCTCTACCAGAAAAAACTGGATACCCAAAGTCCGGCAGACATTCAGCAGCAGGCTTTGGCGGAATTCAATCAGTTTGTGGATAAACTGAAAGCTGCTGGGGTCTACGTTATCACCATAGATGATACCATAGAACCTAGCAAGACTGATTCTATTTTTCCTAACAACTGGATATCCACCCATACGGATGGCACAGTGGTCACCTACCCGATGTGGGCAGAGAGCCGCAGGCTGGAACGTCGCGAAGATATCATTGATACCCTGAAGAAGATGGGCTATAAGGTAGGGCGGAGGCTGGACTATTCCAGCTTTGAAGCGCAGGAACAATATCTGGAAGGTACCGGCAGCATGATTCTGGATCGGGAGCATAAAATTGCTTACGCCTGTGTGTCGCCGCGCACGCATAAAGATCTGTTTGCGGCTTTCTGTAAAGAATTTGGCTATAAGCCAGTGATTTTCACCGCTTCTCAGACTACATCAGAAGGTAGTTTATCCGATATTTACCATACTAATGTGATGATGAGTGTAGGAGAAGATATCGCCATTCTCTGTGATGAAGCTATACGGGATGCAAAAGAACGTGAAATGGTCAACCAGACATTAAAAGAGTCAGGAAAAGAAATCTTCCATATCACTGAGGAGCAGTGTAATCAGTTCGCCGGCAATATGCTGCAGGTGAAAAGCCAAAGCGGTCAAAAGCTGCTGGTGATGTCGGAGCAGGCTTACCGTTCATTGACCGAAGAACAGGTCAAGCAGATAGAGAAGCATACCGATATTCTGTGCAGTCCACTTGACACGATTGAAACCTGTGGCGGAGGCAGTGCCCGCTGTATGATGGCAGAGATTTTTCTGCCTAAAAATTAA
- the trpA gene encoding tryptophan synthase subunit alpha — protein sequence MIQTTNRIDQIFREKQGDILSVYYTAGFPGLNDTVRIAQYLEEAGADLIEIGMPFSDPLADGPTIQNSGTQALSNGMTIKKLFEQLSDIRSSVHIPIILMGYMNPVMQFGVENFCKHCQQAGVDALILPDLPMQEYLEEYKELFESYGLYNIFLISPQTSEDRIRLIDENSHGFIYMVSSASITGAKRGISEEQITYFKRIQAMKLQHPTLIGFGISNHETFSKACEHASGAIIGSAFIRVLEKSQSLQKDIAQYVKEVKGIG from the coding sequence ATGATACAAACGACCAATCGCATAGATCAAATTTTCAGGGAAAAGCAGGGAGATATACTTTCTGTCTACTATACTGCGGGCTTTCCTGGGCTCAATGACACTGTTCGGATTGCTCAATATCTGGAAGAAGCCGGAGCCGACCTGATTGAAATAGGGATGCCTTTCTCTGACCCTCTGGCAGATGGCCCTACCATTCAAAACAGTGGTACTCAGGCGCTCAGTAATGGAATGACCATTAAAAAACTATTTGAGCAACTCAGTGATATACGCTCTTCAGTCCATATACCCATCATCCTGATGGGTTACATGAATCCGGTAATGCAGTTTGGTGTAGAAAATTTCTGCAAGCATTGCCAGCAAGCCGGAGTTGACGCGCTTATTCTGCCAGACTTGCCCATGCAGGAGTATCTGGAGGAGTACAAAGAATTGTTTGAGTCGTACGGCTTATACAATATCTTCCTGATTTCTCCACAAACTTCAGAAGATCGCATTCGTCTGATAGATGAAAACTCTCACGGCTTTATTTATATGGTTTCTTCCGCCAGCATTACCGGCGCCAAGCGTGGCATTTCTGAGGAGCAGATTACCTATTTTAAGAGAATTCAGGCCATGAAACTTCAACATCCTACGCTGATTGGTTTTGGCATCTCCAATCACGAAACTTTCAGCAAAGCGTGTGAGCATGCCAGCGGAGCCATCATCGGCAGTGCTTTCATCAGGGTATTGGAAAAGAGCCAGAGTTTGCAAAAGGATATCGCACAATATGTAAAAGAGGTGAAAGGGATAGGCTAA
- a CDS encoding arginine deiminase family protein → MTNHNIKVTSEIGRLRRLLVHSPDAGIGKIVPRIKEQLLYDDIVYLEKMQQEYGEYLKVLLCFLDQDKIKGKANDPAYQEASRNNSFDSDYVLKVEEMLTRILHNEDVKYLLIPSVCAIEKCGLRAQKHLLEMPPAELAKTLITGILMDDDGKEYFIFAPIPNLIFTRDIGITIHDHILLSKPYEDARDREALLFKYIAHFELLKQTTSQQPDELAQQVIELQEPNPFFLSSEEEIQDKAVTIEGGDVMMVSPGHVLVGLSERTSIAAADRLVDEVFRTNLIKKVSVIKIPRRRAYMHIDTVFTQVKKDTWILFSPFSKKEMLAKQSKFDFSGALNGKHSEPVYNVEITQFIRVDEGNDMFSVNINKLNYLDDLMEQISKEDFGAQRCEIIPSAGGEFPYSEREQWTDACNFLAIREGVVIGYDRNVKTEEEFRKRGFLVLRSAEIIEQVENGKDIDEIVTGDTLILLPSAELSRARGGTHCMSMPLLRDDVAITV, encoded by the coding sequence ATGACAAACCATAACATCAAAGTTACTTCTGAGATTGGTCGTTTAAGACGTTTGTTAGTACATAGCCCTGATGCGGGAATTGGCAAGATCGTACCTCGTATCAAGGAACAACTGCTCTACGATGATATTGTATATCTGGAAAAAATGCAGCAGGAGTATGGCGAATATCTGAAAGTGCTGTTGTGTTTCCTGGATCAGGATAAAATCAAGGGAAAAGCAAATGACCCGGCCTATCAGGAAGCTTCACGTAACAACAGCTTTGACTCTGACTATGTGCTGAAGGTGGAAGAAATGCTAACCCGTATTCTGCACAATGAGGACGTAAAATATCTACTCATCCCTTCAGTCTGTGCGATAGAAAAATGCGGACTCCGGGCTCAGAAACATCTGCTGGAAATGCCACCTGCCGAACTGGCCAAAACCCTGATCACCGGAATCTTAATGGATGATGATGGAAAAGAATACTTCATATTTGCGCCTATTCCTAACCTGATCTTTACCCGTGACATTGGCATTACGATCCATGATCATATACTGCTGAGTAAACCCTATGAAGATGCCCGCGATCGTGAAGCTTTGCTCTTTAAATACATTGCTCACTTTGAACTACTTAAGCAGACCACCAGCCAGCAGCCTGACGAGCTTGCCCAGCAGGTGATAGAACTGCAGGAGCCTAATCCTTTTTTCCTTTCCAGCGAAGAAGAAATACAAGATAAAGCAGTCACCATAGAAGGGGGAGATGTGATGATGGTCAGCCCTGGTCATGTATTGGTAGGGCTGAGTGAACGTACTTCTATCGCCGCGGCTGACCGTCTGGTAGATGAAGTGTTTCGGACTAATCTGATCAAGAAGGTGTCAGTGATCAAAATTCCCCGGCGTCGTGCTTATATGCATATTGATACTGTCTTTACGCAGGTCAAAAAAGACACCTGGATACTGTTCAGCCCTTTTTCTAAAAAGGAAATGCTGGCCAAACAGAGCAAATTTGACTTTAGCGGAGCACTGAACGGGAAACACAGTGAGCCTGTCTATAATGTGGAAATCACACAATTTATTCGCGTAGATGAAGGAAATGATATGTTCAGCGTAAACATCAACAAGTTGAATTATCTGGACGACCTGATGGAGCAGATCAGTAAGGAAGATTTTGGAGCCCAGCGCTGCGAAATCATTCCCAGTGCCGGAGGAGAGTTTCCCTATAGCGAACGTGAGCAATGGACCGATGCCTGTAATTTTCTCGCAATCAGGGAAGGTGTAGTCATTGGCTATGACCGCAATGTAAAAACCGAAGAAGAATTCAGAAAGCGGGGCTTTTTGGTATTACGTTCTGCTGAAATCATTGAGCAGGTAGAAAACGGCAAAGACATAGACGAAATCGTAACCGGAGATACGCTAATCCTTTTACCTTCCGCCGAGCTTTCCAGAGCGCGTGGTGGTACCCATTGTATGAGCATGCCTCTGCTAAGAGATGATGTGGCGATAACTGTTTAA
- a CDS encoding ABC transporter ATP-binding protein — MSATLRTENLSFSYSKQARIHDLSLLIPAGSCFGLLGQNGAGKSTVMKLLLGLLKPQRGKVFLFGKELQEKKDIFKKVGALVEDPPLYPYLSAEDNMKISALYRNISNKRIAKTLAQVGLSSNAKQKVSTFSTGMKQRLGIALTLLHDPQLLILDEPVNGLDPEGIVTIRKLIQHLHHEGKTILLSSHLLHEVELSCDHVGILHQGELLFQGKLKTLRQEQYAAHPVSLEISDLQKGAQTLKHNHYQASIHHDLLDVNLQHKEEISTVIDLLRQQDISIFQIKAKALRLEDLYLHFTQAKTSAHGKI; from the coding sequence ATGTCAGCAACTCTACGCACAGAAAACCTTAGCTTCAGTTACAGCAAGCAGGCAAGAATACATGATCTGTCTTTACTCATTCCGGCAGGAAGCTGTTTTGGACTTTTAGGTCAAAATGGCGCTGGTAAATCTACGGTAATGAAGCTTCTGCTCGGTTTGCTGAAGCCACAGCGTGGCAAAGTATTTTTGTTTGGCAAAGAGTTACAAGAAAAAAAAGACATCTTCAAGAAAGTCGGGGCTTTGGTAGAAGATCCACCTTTATATCCCTATCTGTCTGCCGAAGATAATATGAAGATAAGTGCCCTGTACAGGAATATTTCAAATAAACGTATAGCAAAGACGCTGGCGCAGGTGGGACTTTCAAGCAATGCGAAGCAGAAGGTAAGCACTTTTTCTACCGGGATGAAGCAACGCCTGGGCATTGCCTTGACGCTACTCCACGACCCACAGCTCCTGATTTTGGATGAGCCGGTCAATGGACTGGACCCGGAAGGGATTGTGACTATTCGCAAACTTATTCAACATTTACATCATGAAGGCAAGACAATTTTACTCTCCAGCCATCTGTTACATGAAGTTGAGCTAAGCTGTGATCATGTAGGAATTCTGCATCAGGGAGAATTACTTTTTCAGGGAAAGCTGAAAACACTACGGCAGGAGCAATATGCTGCTCATCCGGTAAGTCTTGAAATCAGCGATCTACAAAAAGGAGCACAGACTCTGAAGCATAACCACTACCAGGCCAGTATACATCATGATTTACTTGATGTCAACCTTCAGCACAAAGAGGAAATCTCTACAGTTATTGATCTCCTCAGACAACAGGACATCAGTATCTTTCAGATCAAAGCGAAAGCGTTAAGACTGGAAGACTTATACCTGCATTTTACACAAGCCAAAACATCTGCCCATGGAAAAATTTAA
- a CDS encoding alpha-L-fucosidase, which yields MKRIASFLFFCLFSSSLWAQAPAPYGPVPSERQLAWQDLEYYAFVHFNMNTFSDMEWGYGNESPKLFNPTQLDCRQWARIAKKAGMKGIILTAKHHDGFCLWPSEYTEHSVKSSPWKNGQGDVLQELREACDEYGLEMGVYLSPWDRNHPDYGKPEYLTYFRNQLRELLTQYGDIFEVWFDGANGGDGYYGGANEERKIDRKTYYDWENTYKIVRDLQPMAVLFSDAGPDVRWVGTEEGFANKTNWSLLRRDEAWPGWPRYLELRSGHEDGTHWLPAEVNTSTRPGWYYHESEDHKVKTLPELLNIYYHSIGRNGTFLLNFPVDTRGLIHEEDSARVIQLAEQIKKDFANNLAVNNKVEASQVRNGEVTYAADKVNDNDPETYWATDDGVTSASLTIDLGEPTFINRFLVQEYIPLGQRVKSFTLEGLQNGSWKTIAEEATIGYKRILRFPDIEVSKVRFTVTEAKACPLISNLELYRAPKVLSEPRILRNKEGVVEIISPDLDARVYYTTNGQEPTAASKPYTKAFNFAKKGTIKAIIIDAQTGKSSPVASVDFDISRADWKLLQPKGKAKEVNAIWDGKASTQWGVEDVDFPAEWIVDLGKSYRLKGLTYLPDQSRYAAGIVSNYEVYVSEDGKNWGTVVAEGEFSNIRNNPIAQQINFNPKSGRFVKFVATKITDGQDGVKAAELGVITE from the coding sequence ATGAAACGTATAGCCTCATTCCTTTTCTTTTGCCTCTTTTCTTCCTCCCTATGGGCACAGGCGCCCGCACCTTATGGTCCTGTTCCCTCTGAACGCCAGCTGGCCTGGCAGGATTTGGAGTATTACGCTTTCGTTCATTTCAACATGAACACCTTTAGCGATATGGAGTGGGGCTATGGCAATGAATCACCCAAATTGTTTAACCCTACACAACTTGACTGCCGCCAGTGGGCCAGAATAGCGAAAAAAGCAGGCATGAAAGGTATTATTCTCACTGCCAAGCACCATGATGGCTTTTGCCTCTGGCCTTCAGAATACACCGAGCACTCGGTCAAAAGCTCACCCTGGAAAAATGGACAAGGCGATGTGCTGCAGGAATTACGTGAAGCCTGCGATGAATATGGTCTTGAAATGGGTGTCTACCTTTCGCCCTGGGACAGAAATCATCCTGACTACGGTAAGCCGGAGTACCTGACGTATTTCAGAAATCAGCTTCGCGAACTCCTGACCCAGTACGGCGACATTTTTGAAGTCTGGTTTGATGGCGCCAATGGCGGTGATGGCTATTACGGCGGTGCCAACGAAGAGCGTAAGATTGATCGCAAGACCTATTATGACTGGGAGAACACCTACAAGATCGTCAGAGACTTACAGCCTATGGCAGTGCTCTTTAGCGATGCTGGCCCAGATGTGCGCTGGGTAGGCACAGAGGAAGGCTTTGCTAATAAAACCAACTGGAGCCTGCTGCGGAGGGATGAGGCCTGGCCCGGATGGCCCCGCTATCTGGAGCTGCGCTCCGGCCATGAGGATGGCACCCACTGGCTTCCTGCTGAGGTGAATACTTCTACCCGTCCTGGCTGGTATTATCATGAGTCAGAAGACCATAAGGTCAAAACTTTGCCGGAACTGCTGAACATCTACTATCATAGCATTGGCCGTAACGGTACTTTCCTGCTCAACTTTCCGGTAGATACCCGCGGGCTTATTCATGAGGAGGACTCAGCCCGTGTGATCCAATTAGCAGAACAGATCAAGAAAGATTTTGCCAATAACCTGGCAGTTAATAATAAAGTAGAAGCCAGTCAGGTAAGAAATGGCGAAGTTACCTATGCCGCTGACAAGGTAAATGACAATGATCCGGAAACCTATTGGGCTACGGACGATGGTGTCACTTCTGCTTCACTCACTATTGACCTGGGTGAACCTACTTTTATCAACCGTTTTCTGGTGCAGGAGTACATTCCTTTGGGCCAAAGGGTAAAATCTTTTACCCTGGAAGGACTACAAAATGGAAGTTGGAAAACCATAGCTGAAGAGGCTACTATCGGTTACAAACGTATTCTTCGCTTCCCTGATATTGAAGTTTCTAAAGTACGCTTCACTGTAACTGAAGCCAAAGCTTGTCCGCTGATTTCCAACCTGGAACTGTACCGGGCACCTAAAGTGCTGAGCGAGCCACGAATTCTGAGGAATAAAGAAGGGGTAGTAGAAATCATTTCTCCCGACCTGGACGCCAGGGTCTACTATACGACCAATGGTCAGGAGCCCACTGCTGCTTCCAAACCCTATACCAAAGCATTTAACTTTGCTAAAAAAGGAACAATAAAAGCCATTATTATAGATGCCCAAACCGGTAAAAGCAGCCCGGTAGCATCTGTGGATTTTGATATCAGCAGGGCTGATTGGAAGCTGCTGCAGCCAAAAGGTAAAGCCAAAGAGGTAAACGCGATCTGGGATGGAAAGGCCTCTACCCAATGGGGCGTAGAAGATGTTGATTTTCCCGCAGAATGGATTGTTGATTTAGGAAAAAGCTACCGCTTGAAGGGTTTAACCTATCTACCCGATCAGAGCAGATATGCGGCAGGTATTGTTTCCAACTATGAAGTGTATGTCAGTGAAGATGGTAAAAACTGGGGTACAGTGGTGGCAGAAGGCGAGTTTTCTAATATTCGCAATAATCCCATAGCGCAGCAAATTAACTTCAACCCCAAGTCAGGTCGCTTTGTAAAGTTTGTAGCCACTAAAATTACAGATGGGCAGGATGGCGTAAAAGCCGCAGAGTTGGGAGTGATTACCGAGTAG